AGGTCAACAGGTATTACAATTGACAATTGATCATGATCCCAGTACTGAACGAGGAAGTATCGAGAATAAAGGTGGCTTTGTCTCAAACATGCCAGGTACTTATTGGCAGCCTATGCTTTAGTAACATTTTGATAATGCTTTTTACCTTTGATACTATGGTACGGATGCTCCTTTGCAGACTGGCAGCCTGGCTGACTAGGGTTCTAGTCACAGAAATAGTCTCTCTCTTTGTAAGGATAAGGCTATGTACATTGATTCTCCTAGACCCCGCACTGGGGAAGCTTTGTGCATTAGTTTTGTCCTTTTCTTGCTATGAACGTTCAGTTACATGCTAATTTGTTATCTCCCtcccagtgattgcaaaaggcgctcgggcgctcgcctaggcgctcgggcgaggcgaggcgaggcccgagcgcctcgctaatgtcccaggcggcgcgcttcaatcaggcgccgcctaggcgctcgcccgagcccaggcgctgggcgcttcgggcgagcgcctgggtaaaccgaaccagaattttaggtctggttcggtcctggttcgattgttagttggttcaatcgaaccaactaaaccgatataaccccaaccctaacctgctgccgctgccgatctcgtcgctcgctgtcgctgctcctgctgccgctgtcgctgctcgcgcctcccgcgagccttcccgctgctcgtgcctcccgcgagccctctcgctgctcgcgcctcctacgagccctcctgctgctcgcgtctcctgcaagccctcccgcgagccttcccgttgctcgcgcctccctcgagccctcccgctgctcacgcctcccgcgagccctcccgctgctcgcgcctccctcgaggcctcccgctgctcgcgccttccgctccctttccctttcccgctgctgctgctgccgctgccgccgctcaccACTGCCGTTGCCGCcactgctgtcgtcgctcgccgccgctgctgccgtcgctcgccgctgcttcctcgtttctccgtcagcagatTTATActattaatgtgattatatttattaattatattatatatttttatatttttatttaaaattttaaataattatatttattaattatattttatatttttatattttagcgcctcgcttcgctcgggcgagcgcctagcgcctcgggcatttttggaccttggcgccttttggcgcctagcgctttttaaatcactgctcccTCCAACCTAGTGCATTAATATGTATTTTTGACTTGTTAGTGTAACCAGCTGATGTGAAAATGTAGCTTGATGTAGTAAATAAGGTTTTGAGTTTCAGGACTAAGAACATATCAACATTtcaaaagaagaataaaagaTTCTCAAGGTTAGCTGGATCACTTATTTAGAATGTGAGATCAGAGATTCTGCAAATATGAACTGATACTAAAGACGAAGATAtcagaaatttataaaaaaagtaGATAAAAAAAACTCCTCGTCTCTTCCccacctcctctttgttgcttgtCATATGAGGCATGTAGAAGAACGGGTGGGAATGTAACCTTCTCTCCTAATCTTCCTATCCACATGCCAAAGACTTGAGTCACAGGTGACTGTTCCCATTAGAACAAGATTAAAGTTGGGACATTTGTTTCTCTGACTCGAGTTAGTCCTCACCCAACATTGGGCTAGTTGGCTGACACTATCCCTAAAATCAGGGGGTTATTAGACAGACCAATTGATCCAATCCAAATCAGGATCAGTTGCTTTAGAACATTGGTAATATGTTTCCAGAGAGCATCAAAGTAAAAAAATGAAGGAATCCTGACTCATATATAAATTCAGTTACACAGTTTCTGAAAATATTTATTGAACAACCCAAAATAGAATACCCAACAATATGTAACCTTCTTTGGAATAGCATTTTGTGAAACTTGGCATTGCAAATGTGAGTCCACATAAAATAGCTCGAGTTCTGGAAAAATTGCACATCATCTGACAAAACAAACCAATTTTAGTAATCTTTATAGACCTTGCTTGTAAGATAAGCTGAATTCAAATACTCGATGGATTGTTATTTAAGCCTAAGCTTGGCTTGTCTTTGTTCATGATCTCATTTTAAGCTTGAGGTGAAGTTGAACATGATTTCCGAGCAATGGACTTGATCTTGAGCAGAACAGTATTCATCTGTCTTGGCTTGTGTTTACATGTAATAGATTAggctattatttataattttgactATTGAACAATTTCCAGTAGACATAAGTTTGTTGTTAATTGAACAGTTTCCTCTGGTTATACATTTTCCATCATAATCCTTATTGTCCTCAGACTCAGCTTGTTTAATTTACATCTGTAATGGTATCAAACTATCAATAACCTTTCACAATTGACTAACTTTGTCATTCTATTctcctttaaattcatcatatgtCATATACGTCTTCCATTATTCAGAAAGGGATACTCTGTACTTCTGGTTTCATGCCACCGTGCCTCGTCGAAAGCATGGATGTTCGTACTCTATCTGAGTTTGGATATTCATGCTTCAGACTCATATAGTTAAGCTTTGTTAATGGAGATGCCCCTCTTGTTTGTGAAATACCTGTGTTCTTAAGCCATTCAGCAATGAATTATGCAAGGATGGAAATTACGTGTAAATCTTCTTTCTTCCCCTCTTTTATCAGGAGATGTCCCAAGAGTTAATGGCCAGTTAGCTGTTTCCCGTGCCTTTGGGGACAAGAGTCTTAAATCACATTTGCGGTCAGATCCTGATATACGTTGTGAAAATGTTACTGGGGAGACCGAGCTACTCATCCTTGCTAGTGATGGTATATGGAAGGTttcttctttaatcccgaagcacTTTTGTGTTATTGTTTTGGTAGTTTCAGACAGTTATAAAAATTAACTATGTTGCTGCCATGAAATAATTTAGGTTATTAGCAATGAAGAGGCAGTTAATATTGCTAGAAGGTTTAAAGATCCACAAGCAGCAGCAAGGCAGCTGACCACTGAGGCACTGAACAGAGACAGCAAAGATGACATATCTTGTATTGTTGTGCGACTGAGAGCATAAAGAATGCTTACTCCTTCAGTTGACGGTGATCAGAAATTTGGATCATTGAAGAGGTCATTAATTTAGTTTCATAAGGGCATCCTCAAGTTGAAAGCACCAAGAATTTCGGCCTTCCGCTACAAAACATGAGACAGGTGCCACTCTTGCCATTCGATATCCGCAGTAAATGCCTTTGCAATTGTGGTGAGTGTGATACTATATGATTTCGTGTGGTAATCAGAAGAATCCCTCTTCTTAAGTAGCATGGCAACTCAGCAGGTCCTATTTGAAAGATCACCATCAGTTAATTATGATTGGTGGGATTGCTTATCttttattttgcttttttttttcttcttttcttgtctGCTTTTACAATGAGAAGCAGATGGTGTTTTAGCTTGCTTGCAGTATTCCTGATAATAATCCAAGTGTTGTTGTAATTGATTGGCATATTTCTTATTCTTAATCTAGTGCCTATGGATTTATGCACCTGTTGTGAAGAAGGTAAAGGCCATTTCACAAAAATAATGTTTATAGCAAACTTGACCATAGTGGATATATGTATACTGAGGAATACACTGAAACCACAGATGTAAACCTGGCTAGTTCTCTTTCagcatccaatgacaacatgctAACATGTAGCTTGCTGCAAACAAGAAACTACGATGGTGTTTGGTTCAGTACTTAGTGTTGAACTGTTGATTAGAGATTTTGATCTGTGAAGTACTCATGAGATGAGATAATCTGGTGAAAAATATTTCACCTGTGTTTACCTTTTGTTTTCACTTATGATATCTAATTAGATGAGCTCCCATCCCCACTTATAATTTGTTATTGTTAACATTTTTACTTTGATGCCACTACCACAAGTTTGTCTGCCCAGTTTTTATTACCTACTTTTAGTGCCCTGCtggttctcttcttctcccttttatAATCTTCCAGATTCCTTCCACTTTTATGAACTTAATTCATCATTTCTTCCAAATTTTCTTTTCAACATGGTCCATCCAAATTGCAACTTAATGTTCCTCAGCAATGTGAAATATAGATAAAACTAGGTCTTTTCTGTAGCTTGTCCTACTCACACCCTCAGATGATGGCTTAAGATTTCAGTAATTTTATCTGAAGCCGAGATTTCCTATTTTGTTTGTAAATCCTTGTGTCTTCCTTTGTTTAAATATGTAGTTTTCCAGCCATTTTCAGTGCCATATTTCAATTGTGGATGATAATatgacttctcatgtcctatgtgTTGATTATGCTCTTTTCTGTAATCCAACACAACTTGATTTAACATGTCTTCCAAATTTTTGTTTCAACATGGTCCATCCAAATTGCAATTTCATGTTCCTCAGTAGTGTGATATATAGACAAAGCTAAATCTTAGTTTGTCCTACTTAGACCTTCGGATGATGGCTTTCAGTAATTTTATCTGAAGCCAAGATTACTCTTCAATTTGCAAATCCTTCCGTCTTCCTTTGATTAAATATGTAGCTTTCCAGCCATTTTCTGTGCCATATTTAATTGTGGATGATAATATGACTTCTCATATCCCCTGTGTTAATTATGTTATTTTCTGTCATTTAACAAGCACAGTGGAAAAGTTATCAAGCAGGTCTGgtagaaacaaaaaaaatgggTTTTACATTGTTCTGCCATGTCACTTGAGCGGAAGATCTTGGCTTTCACAGTGTACACAATATATGAAACACTAAAGAAAACCACTCTTTGTAGCGTAAAATGAACCAGAGATAGAATCACAAGAAATGTTTGAGGAGAAACCAAATACAAAGGTTTGATTTCTCAGTAATTACTAATTAGAACAATTGAATCAAGTTTTAACTgattttttcaataaaatatgaAAGATCATCATGTGGTTGATGTACAGATTTGAGACACCCCCTGCTGATTTTTGTTCAATTGTATATATATAGGAACATGAAAACTAGTGCTATGAGTCATCTTCTTTCCAATATGGCTGTTACAGCAGTTGTTCCAGTAGTTGCTTTCTGAATCCTTCTCATCAGCTTCTCTTTAAGT
Above is a genomic segment from Musa acuminata AAA Group cultivar baxijiao chromosome BXJ3-4, Cavendish_Baxijiao_AAA, whole genome shotgun sequence containing:
- the LOC135634700 gene encoding probable protein phosphatase 2C 10 isoform X2; translated protein: MEDYHVAKFINMRGQELGLFAIFDGHLGNIVPAYLQKHLFTNILKEEQFWTNPDVAIANAYEKTDKAILSHSPDLGRGGSTAVTAILINGRKLWVANIGDSRAVLAKGQQVLQLTIDHDPSTERGSIENKGGFVSNMPGDVPRVNGQLAVSRAFGDKSLKSHLRSDPDIRCENVTGETELLILASDGIWKVISNEEAVNIARRFKDPQAAARQLTTEALNRDSKDDISCIVVRLRA